Proteins from a single region of Blastopirellula marina:
- a CDS encoding circularly permuted type 2 ATP-grasp protein gives MFSPGGSPRTNCQLLYQHIQELTSNDLRKRKTAAERSMIRLGITFNVYGEEEGTERIIPFDILPRIIQGEQWSWISKGLKQRIIALNMFIDDIYNEQKILKDGIIPEHVVKSASSFRPQCVGMKPPNGIWCHITGTDLVRDSDGEFYVLEDNLRCPSGVSYVLQNRQLMKQTFPGLFEAQFVRPVDDYCSQLLDALNSLAPEHVEKPVVAVLSPGIYNSAYFEHSFLAQQMGVDLVEGRDLVVRDRRVYARTTKGLMAVDVIYRRIDDDFIDPHVFRKDSMLGVPGIIDAYRAGNVALANAPGTGIADDKVIYAYVPDMIKYYLSEDAILPNVPTYVCWDDAQRDHVIKNIADMVVKPANESGGYGMLIGPRASKEEHDKFVELIKANPRNYIAQPTLALSRAPVIIDDHLEGRHVDLRPFIIYGRDIYVLPGGLTRVALRKGSLVVNSSQGGGSKDTWVV, from the coding sequence ATGTTCTCTCCTGGCGGTTCCCCACGTACGAACTGCCAGTTGCTTTATCAACACATTCAAGAGCTAACCTCGAACGATCTTCGCAAACGAAAGACGGCGGCCGAGCGGTCGATGATTCGTTTGGGGATTACGTTCAACGTCTACGGCGAAGAGGAAGGGACCGAACGGATCATTCCTTTCGATATCCTTCCCCGCATCATCCAAGGGGAACAGTGGTCGTGGATCTCGAAAGGACTGAAGCAGCGCATTATCGCGCTGAACATGTTCATCGACGACATCTACAACGAGCAGAAGATCCTCAAAGACGGCATCATCCCCGAACACGTGGTTAAGTCGGCCAGTAGTTTCCGGCCGCAGTGCGTGGGCATGAAGCCGCCTAACGGGATTTGGTGCCACATCACCGGTACCGACCTGGTCCGCGACTCGGACGGTGAGTTCTACGTGCTAGAGGACAACCTGCGTTGCCCTTCCGGCGTTTCGTATGTGCTTCAGAACCGTCAGCTGATGAAACAGACCTTCCCCGGCCTGTTCGAGGCCCAATTTGTCCGCCCAGTCGACGATTATTGCAGCCAGTTGTTGGACGCACTCAACTCGCTGGCCCCCGAGCATGTCGAGAAGCCGGTCGTAGCCGTTCTTTCGCCTGGCATTTATAACTCGGCCTACTTTGAACACTCGTTCCTCGCCCAGCAGATGGGGGTCGACCTGGTGGAAGGGCGTGACCTGGTCGTTCGCGATCGCCGCGTTTATGCCCGTACAACCAAAGGCCTAATGGCTGTCGATGTCATCTACCGACGTATCGACGACGACTTCATCGACCCGCACGTCTTCCGCAAGGATTCGATGCTGGGCGTCCCAGGCATCATCGACGCCTACCGCGCCGGAAACGTCGCGTTGGCCAATGCACCTGGTACCGGAATCGCCGACGACAAGGTGATCTACGCCTACGTTCCGGACATGATCAAGTACTACCTGAGTGAAGACGCCATCCTGCCAAACGTACCCACCTACGTTTGCTGGGACGATGCTCAGCGTGATCACGTGATCAAGAACATTGCGGATATGGTCGTGAAGCCGGCCAACGAATCAGGCGGCTACGGCATGCTGATCGGTCCGCGTGCGTCCAAGGAAGAGCACGATAAGTTCGTCGAACTGATCAAGGCCAATCCACGGAATTACATCGCACAGCCGACCCTCGCCTTGTCGCGGGCACCGGTCATCATCGACGACCATTTAGAGGGTAGGCACGTCGATCTGCGACCGTTTATCATCTATGGACGAGACATCTATGTGTTGCCTGGCGGACTGACTCGTGTGGCCCTGCGAAAGGGATCGCTCGTGGTTAACTCGTCCCAGGGGGGCGGAAGTAAAGACACCTGGGTCGTGTAG